The Spiroplasma clarkii genome has a window encoding:
- a CDS encoding PTS transporter subunit EIIC, with protein MDGVFGILFASIPAAVISGLLLAVLAIFEMTDLVKQVALNYNGNLGQGVKMITDYDLFTGLVYIIANLGMSFIGVIFCWNAVRYLKGNELIGILIGLSLASPWLMGGLNWKLFSIWSFDISIKSYGTSMLVQVIAGIGYVYLDRWIKTWMPEAVDGLFRPALGFALTTVIMFIVFAPFLSILETLIVQLLNQIQKIPYGISETIFCIIWFPLVITGLHIPLMLVVMQAVTSGDPQSINWLISMLSIIGSGITIAILIKTRNLSLKTTALAIFVPGLIGIIEPFLYGLFFTKKKIYLTTTFSAAVVGFLCGITKVKSHTIGGGGFMSIIQVISGKNVTEITMASIILAVAFILPLVLGFIFINEFQSRKVETKKTNHQLTKFMKKNNFDQAFIKKQTDLMKLIGELFKDKAFGAYDKYIKYKMTLEFKKDKKIASQDKQLIKIANKIKKLASKSKDYENLIQKYEAIKLRNDADLIALRIQKLDFDSKPLENKIKSIYQKISKVETQITSAILNQNGVNSFVTDYFDNLYFNSLNSEEIFFGLVESKYVDKNVLKNFNACKIKSEVFA; from the coding sequence ATGGATGGAGTGTTTGGAATTTTATTTGCCAGCATTCCAGCTGCAGTAATTTCAGGATTACTACTAGCAGTTTTAGCAATTTTTGAAATGACTGATTTAGTCAAACAAGTTGCTTTAAACTACAATGGTAACTTAGGCCAAGGAGTTAAAATGATCACAGATTATGATCTCTTTACTGGTTTAGTTTATATTATTGCCAATTTGGGAATGTCATTCATTGGGGTAATCTTTTGCTGGAATGCAGTTAGATACTTAAAAGGAAATGAGTTGATTGGAATCCTAATTGGTCTATCTTTAGCAAGTCCATGATTAATGGGTGGCTTAAATTGAAAGCTGTTTTCAATTTGGTCTTTTGATATATCAATTAAATCATATGGTACTTCAATGCTTGTTCAAGTTATTGCTGGAATTGGTTATGTTTACCTAGATCGTTGAATTAAAACTTGAATGCCTGAAGCAGTTGACGGGCTGTTTCGACCAGCACTTGGTTTTGCTCTGACAACTGTAATAATGTTTATTGTGTTTGCACCGTTTCTATCAATTTTAGAAACATTAATAGTTCAACTATTAAACCAAATCCAAAAAATTCCTTATGGAATTAGTGAAACAATCTTTTGCATAATTTGGTTTCCACTTGTAATCACTGGACTACACATTCCTTTGATGTTGGTGGTAATGCAAGCAGTTACTAGTGGAGATCCCCAATCAATTAACTGATTAATTTCAATGCTTTCAATCATTGGAAGTGGGATCACAATTGCAATTTTAATTAAAACCAGAAACCTTTCATTAAAAACAACAGCACTAGCAATTTTTGTGCCAGGGTTAATTGGGATCATTGAACCATTCTTATATGGATTGTTCTTTACCAAGAAAAAAATCTATTTAACTACAACTTTTAGTGCAGCTGTAGTGGGATTCTTGTGTGGAATCACAAAAGTAAAATCACATACAATTGGTGGGGGTGGTTTCATGTCAATCATCCAAGTAATTTCAGGAAAAAATGTGACAGAAATTACAATGGCATCAATTATTCTTGCAGTGGCTTTCATCCTACCATTAGTTTTAGGATTCATTTTTATTAATGAGTTTCAATCTCGTAAAGTTGAAACTAAAAAAACCAATCATCAATTAACAAAATTTATGAAAAAGAATAATTTTGATCAAGCCTTCATTAAAAAACAAACAGATTTAATGAAGTTAATTGGTGAATTATTTAAAGACAAAGCTTTTGGAGCATATGATAAATACATCAAATACAAAATGACTTTGGAATTTAAAAAGGATAAAAAAATAGCTAGTCAAGATAAACAACTAATAAAAATTGCAAATAAAATTAAAAAGTTAGCAAGTAAATCAAAAGATTATGAAAACTTAATTCAAAAATACGAGGCTATAAAATTAAGAAATGATGCTGACTTAATTGCTTTAAGAATTCAAAAACTAGATTTTGATAGTAAACCATTAGAAAATAAAATCAAAAGCATTTATCAAAAAATAAGTAAAGTTGAAACTCAAATTACTTCAGCAATTTTAAATCAAAATGGAGTTAACAGCTTTGTTACTGACTACTTTGACAATCTTTATTTTAATAGTTTGAATAGTGAAGAAATTTTCTTTGGACTTGTTGAATCAAAATATGTTGATAAAAATGTTTTAAAAAATTTTAATGCTTGCAAAATCAAAAGTGAGGTATTTGCTTAA
- a CDS encoding PTS transporter subunit EIIB → MQSVTSCATRLRIVLKNAQIVDKEKLKQLGASGVILRENNIQIIFGGEAVVLAEKINNNWIK, encoded by the coding sequence TTACAGTCAGTCACAAGTTGTGCCACTCGTTTGAGAATTGTTCTTAAAAATGCTCAAATTGTTGACAAAGAGAAATTAAAACAACTAGGAGCCTCAGGTGTTATCTTAAGAGAAAATAATATTCAAATTATTTTTGGAGGTGAAGCTGTAGTGCTTGCTGAAAAAATCAATAATAATTGAATTAAATAA
- a CDS encoding PTS transporter subunit EIIC produces MTKQNTTSFKSQIMEFLQKFGRGLMLPISILPFAGLLLGIGGAIGSNIHSEAGVVIAGIFNGMSNVIFSNLPFLFCIAVVITFTGESGSAALMGIIGYLVFTSSQTVFINFDETGGFKNIFWFHNQSGLSSLVGYNLGIRSLQTSLFGGILIGFLVAWIYNKFKYIQLPNLISFFSGTRFLPFLIIPAAFTTALGFLIFWPWVGLAIYWLGSKAMLAPVGVDGLIYGIFTRALMPFGLHQIVIAVAYQTPFGGSLSLDQLSSVSNISEVDREILLTAFTSFSNGAFVIEGDQNLWNFINSIPLNRIDGIPIFDWFHKNLNIYAGRFTQDYPTYLGLCVGIGLALILTADKDKRKVTASVIGSAMVVAFLTGITEPLEFTFLFVTPVLYYAVYVPLSGVSYMLMQLVGAHVGVGFARGFIDLMIYGALPVMKGTRFYWAFVFAPLQGGLIFTIFYFTIKKWNLATPGRNGNEVVLISKKTFEEHKNKSKKETLDESTIIYSQSQVVPLVWELFLKMLKLLTKRN; encoded by the coding sequence ATGACTAAACAAAATACTACTAGTTTTAAAAGCCAAATAATGGAATTTTTACAAAAATTCGGGAGAGGGTTAATGTTACCAATCAGTATTTTACCATTTGCTGGATTATTACTAGGAATTGGGGGAGCAATTGGAAGCAACATTCATTCTGAAGCCGGAGTGGTAATTGCAGGAATATTTAATGGAATGAGCAATGTTATTTTTTCTAATTTACCATTTTTGTTCTGCATTGCTGTTGTCATTACTTTTACTGGAGAATCAGGAAGTGCAGCCTTGATGGGAATTATTGGTTATTTAGTGTTCACTTCATCTCAAACTGTTTTTATTAATTTTGATGAGACTGGTGGATTTAAAAATATCTTTTGGTTTCATAACCAATCAGGATTATCTTCATTGGTAGGATATAACTTGGGAATAAGATCTTTGCAAACTTCATTATTTGGGGGAATCTTAATTGGCTTTCTAGTAGCTTGAATTTACAATAAATTTAAATATATTCAACTGCCCAACCTAATTAGTTTCTTTTCAGGAACAAGATTTCTACCATTTTTAATAATCCCAGCAGCATTCACCACAGCATTAGGATTTTTAATTTTTTGACCATGGGTTGGATTGGCAATTTATTGACTTGGTTCAAAAGCAATGTTAGCACCAGTTGGTGTGGATGGTTTGATTTATGGGATTTTTACTAGAGCCCTAATGCCATTTGGTTTACACCAAATTGTCATAGCTGTAGCATACCAAACACCATTTGGAGGTAGTTTAAGTTTGGACCAACTATCAAGTGTGTCAAACATTAGTGAAGTTGACAGAGAAATATTGTTGACTGCTTTTACAAGTTTTTCAAATGGAGCGTTTGTAATTGAAGGTGATCAAAACCTGTGAAACTTTATTAACTCAATTCCTTTAAACAGAATTGATGGGATACCAATCTTTGATTGATTTCACAAAAATTTAAACATTTATGCTGGTCGTTTTACCCAAGATTATCCAACATACTTAGGTTTATGTGTTGGAATTGGACTTGCTCTAATCTTAACTGCTGATAAAGACAAAAGAAAAGTAACAGCATCAGTTATTGGAAGTGCAATGGTGGTGGCCTTTTTAACAGGAATCACTGAACCACTAGAATTTACTTTCTTGTTTGTAACACCAGTATTATATTATGCAGTTTATGTACCTTTAAGTGGGGTAAGTTACATGTTAATGCAATTGGTGGGAGCCCATGTTGGAGTTGGTTTTGCCAGAGGGTTTATTGACTTAATGATTTATGGAGCCTTACCAGTAATGAAGGGGACTAGATTTTATTGAGCCTTTGTGTTTGCACCACTTCAAGGTGGGTTAATCTTTACAATCTTTTACTTCACAATTAAAAAATGAAATTTGGCAACACCAGGAAGAAATGGTAATGAAGTTGTCTTAATTAGTAAAAAAACCTTTGAAGAACATAAAAATAAATCAAAAAAAGAAACACTTGATGAAAGCACCATAATTTACAGTCAGTCACAAGTTGTGCCACTCGTTTGAGAATTGTTCTTAAAAATGCTCAAATTGTTGACAAAGAGAAATTAA
- a CDS encoding N-acetylmannosamine-6-phosphate 2-epimerase: MINKFKNKLIISCQAIDDEPLNDAYIMSKMAYACQLGGAEILRLSQAEHIKEAKKLINVPVIGLIKEHYVDSEVFITPTMTEVDTLVALGVEIIALDATLRSRPDQESLEQFFKKIKTVYPNQVLMADCSSLEDMVFAEKLGFDLIATTLRGYTKETVNESNVDKNYEFIKSAQKVLKTPLIVEGGIWEINDAKAILKLGVHAVVVGSVITRPQQIVKHWLKKIYE; the protein is encoded by the coding sequence ATGATAAATAAATTTAAAAATAAATTAATCATTTCATGTCAAGCAATTGATGATGAGCCTTTAAATGATGCTTATATTATGAGTAAAATGGCTTATGCCTGTCAATTGGGTGGGGCAGAAATTTTAAGATTAAGTCAAGCAGAGCATATTAAAGAGGCAAAAAAACTAATTAATGTGCCAGTAATTGGTTTAATTAAAGAACATTATGTGGATTCAGAAGTTTTTATCACACCAACAATGACAGAAGTAGACACTCTTGTGGCACTTGGGGTTGAAATTATTGCACTTGATGCAACTTTAAGATCTCGTCCAGACCAAGAATCTTTAGAACAATTCTTTAAAAAAATTAAAACAGTTTATCCAAACCAAGTACTAATGGCAGATTGTAGTTCCCTTGAAGACATGGTTTTTGCAGAAAAACTTGGGTTTGACTTAATTGCCACAACTCTAAGAGGATATACAAAAGAAACTGTTAATGAAAGTAATGTTGATAAAAATTATGAATTTATCAAAAGTGCCCAAAAAGTTTTAAAAACACCATTAATTGTCGAAGGGGGCATTTGAGAAATTAATGATGCCAAAGCAATTTTAAAATTAGGGGTTCATGCTGTTGTGGTTGGAAGCGTCATCACAAGGCCTCAACAAATTGTTAAACATTGATTAAAAAAAATTTACGAATAA
- a CDS encoding MurR/RpiR family transcriptional regulator: protein MFVIEYVESIQQLTNSEKYLVDFINTDPHFFIANNIGDISKQANVSNSTVTRLYKKLGFKSLKSFQIAVSNKLASLKQTTEVLNDKAIEAVINNLKVFHTHSIKETLNGLDLTKISALIHKIITSKKIQLFGIGSSWNACNELGSNLEKIGFDIMMNNDFHMQLLNLTKLTDDDLVIVFSKSLNAKELNFLIKKCLDLKVPLCVMTSNKKYPLKDKINYFISFAVFEQKNRITAISSKISQLILADLIFTEIFNRLENIANNLIKIGNKIIEEWNKD from the coding sequence ATGTTTGTCATAGAATATGTGGAAAGTATCCAACAATTAACTAACTCAGAAAAATATCTTGTGGATTTTATAAATACAGATCCTCATTTTTTCATTGCCAATAATATTGGGGATATTTCAAAACAAGCTAATGTTTCTAACTCAACAGTGACAAGATTGTATAAAAAATTGGGTTTTAAAAGTTTAAAGTCATTTCAAATTGCGGTTTCAAATAAACTGGCTAGTTTAAAACAAACTACAGAAGTTTTAAATGATAAAGCAATTGAGGCTGTTATTAATAATCTCAAAGTTTTTCACACTCATTCAATTAAGGAAACCTTAAATGGATTAGATTTAACAAAAATCTCTGCTTTAATTCATAAAATCATTACTTCAAAAAAAATTCAATTATTTGGAATTGGTTCAAGTTGAAATGCCTGCAATGAGTTAGGTTCTAATTTAGAAAAAATTGGTTTTGATATCATGATGAATAATGATTTTCATATGCAATTATTAAACTTAACTAAGTTAACTGATGATGATTTAGTGATAGTTTTTTCAAAATCCTTAAATGCAAAAGAGCTTAACTTTTTAATTAAAAAGTGTCTAGATTTAAAAGTACCCTTATGTGTTATGACTTCAAATAAAAAATATCCACTAAAAGATAAAATTAACTATTTTATTTCATTTGCAGTATTTGAACAAAAAAATAGAATTACAGCAATTAGTTCAAAAATTTCTCAGTTGATTTTAGCAGACTTAATTTTTACTGAAATTTTTAACAGACTTGAAAACATTGCAAATAATTTAATTAAAATAGGAAACAAAATCATTGAAGAGTGAAACAAAGATTAA
- a CDS encoding SemiSWEET family sugar transporter — MSRLIVEIIGWISAGLTAIYLIPQIIRIIKTKNTSDISFYSLAILLSASVLWTIYGILLNTIQVYMTNISQASLVIMILTFKIVNTIKANKSQAPEVAS, encoded by the coding sequence GTGTCAAGATTGATTGTTGAAATAATTGGTTGAATCTCTGCTGGTCTGACAGCGATTTATTTAATACCTCAAATTATTAGAATTATAAAAACCAAAAATACTAGTGATATTTCATTTTATTCATTAGCAATCTTGTTGTCAGCCTCAGTATTATGAACAATTTATGGTATTTTATTAAATACCATTCAAGTTTATATGACAAATATTTCACAAGCCAGTTTAGTTATTATGATCTTAACTTTTAAAATTGTCAATACTATTAAGGCAAATAAAAGTCAGGCACCTGAAGTTGCAAGTTAG
- a CDS encoding PTS sugar transporter subunit IIB: MKLLLACAAGMSTSILVKKINDAALDEGIEIAVQAVPVTEALEIGNAWDVVLLGPQVAFKLKQFQETLNVPVAVIPSMDYARGDGEAVLEFAHEMYNDSK; the protein is encoded by the coding sequence ATGAAATTATTATTAGCATGTGCTGCTGGGATGTCAACTTCAATATTAGTGAAGAAAATTAATGATGCAGCTCTTGATGAAGGAATTGAAATAGCAGTTCAAGCAGTCCCAGTAACTGAAGCATTAGAAATTGGAAATGCTTGAGATGTAGTTTTGCTCGGACCTCAGGTTGCATTTAAACTAAAGCAATTTCAAGAAACACTTAATGTTCCAGTTGCAGTAATTCCAAGTATGGATTATGCTCGAGGAGATGGTGAAGCTGTTTTAGAATTTGCTCATGAGATGTACAATGATTCAAAATAA
- a CDS encoding PTS transporter subunit EIIC, whose protein sequence is MVIIDQELMGVFSYQGIVIGSDKFGLGQAIFKFFSSWFIGMAMSDAGLGLAIISIFFAQFFWFFGVHGANVMAAIFDPIFFMVTAINIALYSTLGIEAAIATGEMGYWGANWSKWFIDIGGSGGTLSLIAATFIFSRRREYKELSKYATPPGLFGINEPVIFGWPLVLNGIYAVPFILGPLLSIFPYYIFGPVLKVINPPVIILPWTTPSILGAVLANLDWKSIIPFFICFGIQFALWVPFIFIDNKNHFKKLKLSNPEKYELEMKYLKDKDYRMSVKAEIKAKNLARKEKAKARKLAAAKKKDD, encoded by the coding sequence ATGGTAATTATTGATCAAGAACTTATGGGTGTATTTTCATATCAAGGTATTGTCATTGGTAGTGACAAATTTGGTTTAGGTCAAGCCATCTTTAAATTTTTTTCAAGTTGATTTATTGGTATGGCTATGAGTGATGCTGGATTAGGTTTAGCAATTATCAGTATCTTCTTTGCTCAATTCTTCTGATTCTTTGGAGTTCATGGGGCTAATGTTATGGCTGCCATCTTTGATCCAATCTTCTTTATGGTAACTGCTATTAACATTGCTTTGTACTCTACTTTGGGAATTGAAGCTGCAATTGCTACAGGAGAAATGGGCTATTGAGGTGCCAACTGAAGTAAATGATTTATTGACATTGGAGGAAGTGGGGGAACACTTTCACTAATTGCAGCTACATTTATTTTCTCAAGAAGAAGAGAATATAAAGAGCTTTCAAAATATGCAACCCCACCAGGATTATTTGGAATTAATGAACCTGTTATCTTTGGATGACCACTAGTTTTAAATGGAATCTATGCAGTACCATTTATTTTAGGACCACTACTTTCAATCTTCCCATACTATATTTTCGGGCCAGTCTTGAAAGTAATTAATCCACCAGTTATTATTTTACCTTGAACTACTCCATCAATTTTAGGAGCAGTGCTTGCAAACTTAGATTGAAAATCAATCATTCCATTCTTCATTTGTTTTGGAATTCAGTTTGCCTTATGAGTACCATTTATCTTTATAGATAATAAAAACCACTTCAAAAAATTAAAACTTTCAAATCCAGAAAAATATGAACTGGAAATGAAATATTTAAAAGATAAAGATTACAGAATGTCTGTTAAAGCAGAAATTAAAGCTAAAAACTTAGCAAGAAAAGAAAAAGCAAAAGCAAGAAAACTTGCAGCTGCTAAGAAAAAAGATGATTAA
- a CDS encoding PTS sugar transporter subunit IIC, whose amino-acid sequence MENKEEKFSPQRENVEKSESKVKSFFNKQVIPFMGKVGNQTHLSALRDAFGTMVPLLVAGSMGLLLGFIVFGAGGTGKISLLGLLCKAATGWSWDAIDNFGGATTGWAKVSQIGGAMFAVLSDITIGAMSIYFVWLFGYFIAQTRKAPQPIMVGFISLGTFWVVNMGQITWSMGAQGLLSAIIFGIASSELFIFLSKSEKLKVKLPDGVPPAIGKSFSLLLPIMMTLGVAAIANIVVLAPAIASTGWAVTAQQSVEINSESFMTAWTSEVNFDALIAKEEWSSYSSVLTEMKNLWGSENLQN is encoded by the coding sequence ATGGAAAACAAAGAAGAAAAATTCAGTCCTCAACGAGAAAATGTTGAGAAGTCTGAAAGTAAAGTAAAATCCTTCTTTAATAAACAAGTTATCCCATTTATGGGAAAAGTTGGTAACCAAACTCATCTTTCTGCACTGAGAGATGCCTTTGGTACAATGGTTCCATTGCTTGTTGCTGGATCAATGGGTCTACTTTTAGGATTTATTGTCTTTGGTGCTGGAGGAACCGGAAAAATCTCATTGTTGGGATTATTATGTAAAGCAGCCACTGGTTGAAGTTGAGATGCTATTGACAATTTTGGAGGTGCAACAACAGGTTGAGCTAAAGTTTCTCAAATTGGGGGAGCTATGTTTGCTGTACTTTCTGATATAACAATTGGAGCTATGAGTATTTACTTTGTCTGATTGTTTGGGTATTTCATTGCTCAAACTCGAAAAGCTCCTCAACCAATTATGGTTGGATTCATTTCACTTGGTACATTTTGAGTTGTCAACATGGGTCAAATAACTTGATCTATGGGTGCACAAGGATTATTGTCTGCAATAATTTTTGGAATTGCCAGTTCAGAATTATTTATATTTTTAAGTAAAAGTGAAAAACTTAAAGTGAAACTACCAGATGGGGTTCCCCCAGCAATTGGTAAATCATTTAGTTTATTATTACCAATAATGATGACACTGGGGGTGGCTGCAATTGCAAATATTGTTGTTCTTGCTCCAGCAATTGCTTCAACTGGTTGAGCTGTAACTGCTCAACAATCAGTTGAAATTAATTCAGAAAGTTTCATGACTGCTTGAACTAGTGAAGTTAACTTTGATGCTTTAATTGCAAAAGAAGAATGAAGTTCATACTCATCAGTTTTAACAGAAATGAAAAATCTGTGAGGATCTGAGAATCTTCAAAACTAG
- a CDS encoding PTS lactose/cellobiose transporter subunit IIA gives MAINFEEISFQIITFAGEAKSKAFAAINSAESNQFAAAWQEIDLAYKAIIAAEKVHLEVIQQEAQGVKHEFSVLFMHAEDQMLTSQSTIDFAERFINIYKLINDKCNNKTNNK, from the coding sequence ATGGCAATTAATTTTGAAGAAATTTCATTTCAAATCATAACTTTTGCAGGAGAAGCAAAAAGCAAAGCTTTTGCAGCAATCAATTCTGCAGAGAGCAATCAATTTGCAGCAGCTTGGCAAGAAATCGATTTAGCTTATAAAGCAATTATTGCTGCTGAAAAAGTTCACCTTGAAGTTATTCAACAAGAAGCACAAGGAGTTAAACATGAATTCAGTGTTTTATTTATGCATGCTGAAGATCAAATGTTAACTTCTCAAAGTACAATTGATTTTGCAGAAAGATTTATTAATATTTATAAATTAATAAATGACAAATGCAACAACAAAACAAACAATAAATAA
- a CDS encoding MurR/RpiR family transcriptional regulator, which produces MNKKIRERIVLLSRNPNDSVEKAIAKYVLLNYDKGCFRKLREVADECHVSESTVTKFSMKLGFSGYREFIFALKTEKEEYNQRTIVNTSDTSFLREIILDFDVQLNNNMLFINELCSKISKCKKIYLFSSYESNDAAKYFQDIMMNQDIEVYFTEIRPISTKIIQNIGTEIPILLLLNGVDNQFLIDHLEVVDKKILLNNLFIITSESQQDKIKNFHSKFVIGSSKYFAYMFRRLFFDYLFIFLYTKLSDNLLSN; this is translated from the coding sequence ATGAATAAAAAAATCAGAGAAAGAATAGTGTTGTTAAGTAGAAACCCAAATGACAGTGTTGAAAAAGCAATTGCCAAGTATGTTTTGTTAAATTATGACAAAGGCTGTTTTAGAAAACTAAGAGAAGTTGCTGATGAATGCCATGTTTCTGAATCAACAGTCACAAAATTCTCAATGAAATTGGGATTTAGTGGATATCGAGAGTTTATCTTTGCTCTTAAAACTGAAAAAGAAGAATATAACCAAAGAACAATTGTAAATACAAGTGACACTAGCTTTTTGAGAGAAATAATATTAGACTTTGATGTTCAATTGAATAATAATATGTTATTTATCAATGAATTGTGCAGCAAAATTAGTAAGTGTAAAAAAATTTACTTATTTTCATCATATGAAAGTAATGATGCTGCAAAATACTTTCAAGACATTATGATGAATCAAGATATTGAAGTCTATTTCACAGAAATTAGACCAATTTCAACAAAAATAATTCAAAATATTGGTACTGAGATTCCAATTTTGTTATTGCTAAATGGAGTTGACAACCAGTTCTTAATAGATCACCTAGAGGTGGTTGACAAAAAGATCCTTTTAAATAACCTTTTTATCATTACTTCAGAATCTCAGCAAGATAAAATCAAAAATTTTCACAGTAAGTTTGTGATTGGTTCAAGCAAATATTTTGCCTACATGTTTCGAAGATTATTTTTTGATTATTTGTTTATCTTTTTATATACTAAATTAAGTGATAATCTACTTTCCAATTAG